The genomic DNA ATCCAGCCCGCGAGATCGGTCGTCGGGAACCCCGTGGCGAGCGCCAGCCGACCAACGGCATCCGCTGAGGCGTGCGGTCCGCCCCAGATCAGCCCAGGATCGCCGAGAAGCGCCCAGAGGCTGCCGTGCTGCAGGTGCCAGATGACGAGCGGCACGAACAGCGCGGCTGCCGGAGCCGGCAGCCACAGCAGCCGCAGCGCTCCCCGGATGCGGGCCGTGCTGAGCACGAAGCCAAGTGCGATCATCCAGAGCAGCACCAGCGCCGGTGCCAGCGACGGCGCGCACGCGAGGACGGCGGCGAACAGGACGGATGCCGCACCGGCAGCACCCCACGAGCGATGCGCGACCACAGCGGCGTGGAACAGCCACGGCAGCAGCAGGTGCACGAGCACCGCCGCGGGGCGACCATCGGAGAGGGCAGTGAGGAAGGTGGGCGCGAGCGCCCACGCGACGCCGGCGAAGATGCGGAGCCCGGCGCGGTCTGTGACGCGCGTCGCCGCGAACCAGCCACCGAGCACCGCAAGCGGCAGCGCGAGCACCCACAACAGCACGAGCGCGAATGACGGAGCTCCCGGCCAGAGCGACCCGAGCACCGCCAGCACGGCGGCGAACGGGTCGGCGGGGCCGACGACGTCGATGCCGAGGCCACGCAGACCCCACGATGCGTCGCGCCAGAGCGCTCCGATCGTCTGACGCAGCGGAAGCAGAGCGCCGCCGCCGAGCACCGGCCACGCGAGCAACGGCGTGAAGACGCCGATGCTCACGGCGAGCGCGGCGAGGACCGACCAGGCGCCGCCGCCGGAGAAGAAGTGCAGTTCGCTGACGGCGCCGCTCTCGCTGCCGTTGCCGTCGTCCAATCGACGGCGCAACTGCGCTCCCGTGACCCGCAGCGGTGCGATGGTCGCCCAGGAGGACGTGCGGAACGAGCGGATGCGGCCCCGGGAACGCGCAACGGCGCCGAACCGGGCCATCGCGGTGAGGGCGGCGCCCCACTCCGGGAACACCGCCTCTGGGCGCTTTCCGATCAAGTGGGTGATCGAGCGCCAGAGCGCGAGGGGAAGCAGCGCGAGCCAGTGCAACGGCAGCGCCGGCGCCGGCGCATAGGCGAGCCGGCGGTGCAGTTGCGCGAGCCTGGTGACATATGCGCGGCGGGAGCGGCTTCGCGGGAGCGCGGCGGGGCCGTCCGGTTGCACGGAGATGCGGGCGGTCGGCGCGAGAACGACACGTCCGCCGCCGAGGCGAGCTCGCACACCGAGGTCGAGTCCCTCGTCAGCACCGGCCAGGGCGCGGTCGGGACGGAGGGCATCGCGCACCTCCGAGCGGATCAGGAGTCCGCGGATATCGGCGCCGAGGGCATCGTCCCCCCGATCGTGCTGCCCTTGGTCGAGTTCGCCGGCGGCCAGCTCGACGGATCGTCCGAGCGCGGTCATGCTGACGCCGAGGGACACGATCTCGCGCTCGTTGTCGGTGTGCACCAGCTTGGGAGCGACGATCGCCGCGGATGGCGAGCGCTCCAGGGTTCCGGTCAGCCGCTCCAATGCGAGCGGGTGGGGCGCGGTGTCATGGGCGAGGAGCCAGACGGCGCTGCCCTCGGTGACGCGCGGGCGGGCGAGCTCGACGGCCTCGGCGAACGAGGTGTGCCCTCGCGCCTCGATGATGCCCTCGACGGTGCTCGCGACCGTCTCGCTCTCACGGGCGGTGGCGGCATCGCCGCACACGACCAGTGTGATCGCGGCGGCCGGAGTGCTCTGCGAACGCAGCGCATCCAGCGTTCGGAGGAGTTGCGCACGGGCTGTGGGGCCGGGGCGCGCGACGATGATGGCATGAACTCGGGCTGGCATGGCGAGGTCAGCCTATGCGGCTGCCGCGGCTCTCAGGAGCAGTGGACGCGGCGCGCCCGCGAAGCCGGCACCCGAGGTCTCTGCGTCTGCGTGCGAATCTGTCAGCTGGCGCGGCGCTTGAGCTTGCGGCGCTCGCGCTCGGACAGCCCGCCCCAGATTCCGAAGCGCTCGTCATTGTTCAGCGCGTATTCGAGGCATTCGCCGCGAACGTCGCAGGTGGTGCAGATGCGCTTCGCATCGCGCGTCGACCCGCCCTTCTCCGGGAAGAAGGCCTCCGGGTCGGTCTGCGAGCAGAGGGCATCGGTCTGCCAGGCGAGAGCATTGTCGTCGTCGGCATCGGTTCGACGAACCCCAGGTACTCCGAGGTTGATCGGATCGACAAACCAGTTCTCCGGTACGTCGGAACGGTATCCCGTCATCTCGATCTCCAACCCTGTTTCCGCCCCCCGGCGGGCCGTGCAATACCTAATTACACCCGTGTCATTCGCATCGGTCAAGTCGCGGATCGTAAAGCCTCAAGCGACTCTTGAAGGTTCTTGAGCTCTCATCGGCGTGTCGCGGGTCTCGGGGAAGGCCTCAGCGCCCCGGAGTCGCGACGAATGCCTCGCCGGTACCGGTGAGCTGCAGCGAGCCTTCATCGGCCGAGGCGAACACAGCCGCACCGATCGGGACCGGATGCTCCACGGCATCCACGCCCGTGACGACGACGTCGCCGGCGGTGCTGAGGACCATGGCCGGGCCCGCCACGTCGATGGTGAGCGGCGGCCCGGTCAGCGTGACACGACGCAGGGCGAAGTCCGCGATCGGAACCGGATACGACGTGATGGCTCCTTCAGAATCGGGGCGGAGCACCGGGACCGCGTCGGTCGTGGTGTCCAGGATCGACAGGAGCTCGGGGACGTCGATGTGCTTGGGCGTGAGTCCGCCGCGCAGCACATTGTCGCTCGCCGCCATGATCTCCACGCCGAGCCCGCCGAGGTACGCGTGCAGGAGACCTGCACGCAGGAAGATCCCCTCGCCGCGGCACAGGACCACGTGGTTCATTAGCAGCGCGACGACCACGCCTGGATCACCCGGGAAGGCATCCGCGACACCGACCACGGCGCGCAGCACCGGCTCCCACTCCCCCGCGCCCGCATGCGCGGCAGTGCGGGTCGCGGCGATGATCTCGTCGACCTCGCCCTGTGTCGCGTCCGCGAGGAGCCAACCGATGGCGCCTCGCAGGACATCGCCGGTTCCGTCGAGGCGAGCGCGCAGCGAGGCGACACCCCGGGCGTCGCCGAGAGCGTCCAGCATCCGCAAGGTTTCAGCGACCGAGCGCAGCCCGCTGAGCGCCTCGAAGCGCTCACTGAGCGCCACGATGAGCTCGGGCTTGTGGTTGTCGTCGCGATAGTTGCGATGCGGATCATCCGGAGCAAGGCCTGCCTCACGCGCCCAGCCGTCCCGCGCCTGCTCGATCGTGGGGTGCACCTGGATCGACAGCGGCCCGCCGGCCGCGAGGAGCTTGAGCAGGTAGGGCAGTGTGCCGCCGGTGACCGC from Microbacterium sp. LWO13-1.2 includes the following:
- a CDS encoding glycosyltransferase; translated protein: MPARVHAIIVARPGPTARAQLLRTLDALRSQSTPAAAITLVVCGDAATARESETVASTVEGIIEARGHTSFAEAVELARPRVTEGSAVWLLAHDTAPHPLALERLTGTLERSPSAAIVAPKLVHTDNEREIVSLGVSMTALGRSVELAAGELDQGQHDRGDDALGADIRGLLIRSEVRDALRPDRALAGADEGLDLGVRARLGGGRVVLAPTARISVQPDGPAALPRSRSRRAYVTRLAQLHRRLAYAPAPALPLHWLALLPLALWRSITHLIGKRPEAVFPEWGAALTAMARFGAVARSRGRIRSFRTSSWATIAPLRVTGAQLRRRLDDGNGSESGAVSELHFFSGGGAWSVLAALAVSIGVFTPLLAWPVLGGGALLPLRQTIGALWRDASWGLRGLGIDVVGPADPFAAVLAVLGSLWPGAPSFALVLLWVLALPLAVLGGWFAATRVTDRAGLRIFAGVAWALAPTFLTALSDGRPAAVLVHLLLPWLFHAAVVAHRSWGAAGAASVLFAAVLACAPSLAPALVLLWMIALGFVLSTARIRGALRLLWLPAPAAALFVPLVIWHLQHGSLWALLGDPGLIWGGPHASADAVGRLALATGFPTTDLAGWMKFVVFDVPIAAPIAVWAPLLCAPLALLALVSAISPRWRAGITLLVVTLTGLATAFLAVGIQVSFVQGTPVPIWPGAGLSLGWIGLVGAALVTLDTAITMPRLRLLATSVAGLALLICALPALTAVHAERSELTNGPASTLPAYVAAQAGDDREVGTLVLTPQNDGGLAVEVAWGGSETLGAQTTMLSTATEIQGADITALSVDLLSARDFDAPAELAELGISYVLLAQIPGDEDDKARAFRTTAVTSLDQRAGFVQAGSTDRGVLWRLEADATAREGLTGAQTATARLVITLQLIVVFAALLLSIPTRASRRAARGQSRIVGRAPDERLVLPRHAEDAASAPSVAAPVDVSDPPTREETLEQEPDPETKNSQTEGSNAEDSEPSPESPDPESTTTEEKR
- a CDS encoding WhiB family transcriptional regulator, whose product is MTGYRSDVPENWFVDPINLGVPGVRRTDADDDNALAWQTDALCSQTDPEAFFPEKGGSTRDAKRICTTCDVRGECLEYALNNDERFGIWGGLSERERRKLKRRAS
- the manA gene encoding mannose-6-phosphate isomerase, class I, giving the protein MLLSLTNVPRDYSWGSPTLLAGLEGRAPSGAPEAEVWFGDHPGDPADVAGGGTLDAVTGGTLPYLLKLLAAGGPLSIQVHPTIEQARDGWAREAGLAPDDPHRNYRDDNHKPELIVALSERFEALSGLRSVAETLRMLDALGDARGVASLRARLDGTGDVLRGAIGWLLADATQGEVDEIIAATRTAAHAGAGEWEPVLRAVVGVADAFPGDPGVVVALLMNHVVLCRGEGIFLRAGLLHAYLGGLGVEIMAASDNVLRGGLTPKHIDVPELLSILDTTTDAVPVLRPDSEGAITSYPVPIADFALRRVTLTGPPLTIDVAGPAMVLSTAGDVVVTGVDAVEHPVPIGAAVFASADEGSLQLTGTGEAFVATPGR